The following DNA comes from Deltaproteobacteria bacterium.
CCAAGAGGTCTACAACCTTGCTGCTATTATTTCCCTTTCCGGCGACCCCGATGGACAGGTTTGGAAGACCAATGTTGAGGGAGCGCGTAATGTTGCCCAAGCGGCGGCTGATGTAGGCGTACAAAGACTCATTCATTGCAGCTCAATTCAGGCTTTTGTAAGCCCAGGAGCTGAAGGCCATTTAACAGAAAAGGCCCAGCGCTCTCTGGATTCATCTTGTCCAGTTTACGACCGCTCGAAGGCAGCGGCCGAAGAAGCTGTTCGTGAAGTTGCAGACCAAAGTGACTTGGAAGTGGTCATCATCAACCCAAGCTCTGTGATTGGGCCATTTGATTTTCGTCCATCCAGAGCCGGTCAACTTCTCCTGGATTTGTACCACCGAAAAATTCCAATGCTTCCACCTGGGGGCGTCGATTGGGTGGATGTCCGTGATGTTGCAGAAGGCGCAAGACTTGCAGCGCGCCGCGGAAAACCCGGTCAAAATTATCTACTTGGCGGGAATTGGCATCGCATCTTAGAGTTAGCAAAAATAGCAACTCAGAGCGTGAACCGGTTTAGCCCTTTGCCCTGCCCCACTTGGCTCGTTAGAGGAGCAATTCCCTTTGTCTCGGGTTGGTCCAAGCTATGCGGCACCACACCGGTGCTTAATCACGAAGCCTTAAATGTACTTGAACAAAGTCCACGAATCGACACGACACGTGCACGAACAGAACTTGGCTACGCGCCTCGTCCTCTATCTGAAACCATTGAAGACAGTTATCGATTTTTTGCCGACCACGGCATCATCGAACGACCTGAAAAGAAAGGATAACGGTGTAGCATGCCGGATACCCTAGAAATTCATAGCCTCATTGTTTGGCTGATATTTGGAATGGCTGCCGTTACATTTGTAATGGTGGCGTTTATCACTGCACCCTACGGGCGTCATATGTCTGACGGTTGGGGTCCCTCTATACCTGCCCGGACCGGCTGGTTATTGATGGAGACACCTCCCGTGCTTGTATTCTTTGGTTTTTACAGCATGGGCCAATTTCGGGCAGAGACAATTCCATTGTTCTTCCTCTTCCTTTGGCAAAGTCATTATATTTACCGCGCCTATGTTTTCCCGTTTAAGACGCGCGCGTCTGGTAAAAAGATGCCTGTGCTGGTCCTCATGCTTGCGGTGATATTCAACAGCCTCAATGCCTACATCAATGCCCGCTGGATCAGCCACTTTGGCCAATACACAATTGAATGGCTTAGTGACCCGCGTTTCATTATTGGCGTCGTCGTATTTTTCTCGGGGATGATCATCAATCGCCAATCAGACAACATTCTGATCAATCTTCGAAAGCCTGGCGAATCAGGTTACAAGATTCCAAAAGGTGGACTCTATCGGTTTGTGTCATGTCCTAATTACTTGGGCGAACTTCTAGAATGGCTCGGATGGGCCATAGCCACTTGGTCACTTGCTGGGCTTGCTTTTGCTATCTACACCGCGGCTAACCTTGCGCCGCGTGCTATGACCAATCACCAGTGGTACCAAGAAAAATTTCCAGATTACCCGGAACAAAGACGAGCTCTTATTCCATTCGTAATCTGACTCATTCTAAAATAAAAAAGGGGAACACGTTTTGGTGACGTGTTCCCCTTCTTGATATCAACAGTCAACAGCCAGGCTTCCCACTCTTTAAGAGCCGAAATCCGAGCTTGTTATCGGGAAATTTTCATCTCCCTGATCAGGACCAAGCCACGGTCTCCATGTTCTATACATCGTAGATTCGCACTCATAACTTGAGAGTTTAATTTGAAAACATGCGCGCAGCGTACTTTCAGCTCTCTGCGCTTCAGACACTTAGGTTTTCTCTAATAATTCCTTGGCCTTCTTGAGAGCCTGGGGCAATTCCCGCCCCCAAAAGAACGATGCCATGTGCAGGATACTGCCATGAAACCACCATTGCGTATTGGGAGATTGTACCTGCCAGGAAACAGTGGTCGTCCCTACTTCAACTTCCTTAAGCCCGATTCCATGAATGAAGATAACTCCATCAAGCCGTTCTTGATACATAAGAAAATCAGGTTGACGATGGTCCACCATAAGCAGTGAAGCAACACCGAAACGGTTGAGTCCAGGTAAACCCAATAACCGGCTCACCCCTTCGGAGAGATTTGTCGCTTGACGGCTCGCATCAGTATCGGCCTCTATTTCGCCTTCTCCCGAGGGCTCTACATCGTTGATACTTAAGCCCGACAAGCTCTCGTAAACATCTTTGAGCGACCGATCGACATCGATAGATGCTTCACCAAGGACGTGCGTCTCGCCAAGTCTATCGTAACGAGTCATGTCGAGAACGTAGAGCACCCAAAAGGTGATCCCGAGGGCTAAACCAACAAAGAATATACTCTTGAGCAAGTTTCTCATAGCTCCGAGACTACCCAAAAACGCAGGTGGATAAAATAGGTCTATCAGAGAGTATTCCTTCCATTGGAATCAATGAGAATCCGGGCCATACTAAGAGTTATGACAAATACAACGCTTCGGGCTCACGTTGTTATGCTGATGACTTGCCTAACCAGCTTAGGATGCGAACAAATTGACTCGCCCATCGATCAAGAGGTGGTCAATGTTCCGGCCAAACTGCCCAAGCAGCCAGGCCCATACAGTCCGGCTATGGCTCAAATCGCTCCCAACGGCCCCTACAACCTCGCGGTGCATAGTGAGGTAAAGCTATGTGCATCGTGTCACACACAACATCATGAACAATGGCGTGAAAGTACTCATGGGCTCTCGTCATTTAATAACCCCTTCTATCAAGTTGCATTTGATTCTTACGTTGAACAAGTTGGTCTTGATAAGGGAGCTTTCTGCGGTGGGTGCCACGACCCCACACTCGTATTTACCGGCGCAATCGCAGAACCCATCAAGCCTGAACACGCCTCCAACTACCTTGGAATAACCTGTAACAGCTGTCATGGCATCAGTGCCGCTACTACCGATGGCGTTGCCAGTTACACCCTCGACACCAGCCCTATCCCCATCCCCAATGAAACTGACCCGGCATCTTTGCATGCCCACATCAGGCGAGTCTCTAAGCCAATACTCAAAGAGGACACCTTATGCATCAGTTGCCACAAAGGGTTTCTGTCTCAAGCCTCAGGGCATAAAGCCTTTTTACCTGCACTCGATGAGTTCGGCCCTTGGCGACGTTCAGGGTTTGCGAATACCTCAACAGCGTCACGGATCGTGACGCCGCGTGTGAAGCAAGGGTGCAAAGATTGCCACATGCCTGAATCGATGAATGAAGGCGTTGCCCACTCCCACAGATTTCCCGGTGGCCATACAACTCTTGCCTATGCGTCGGGCTCCGGCAAACAGCTAGACGCAGTTAAAAAGATAATGGCAAACCGAATTGCCTTTGATATCCCGGCATGGCGTGAAGGCTCTCAAAGCTGGGTTGCAACCAATTCCGCTCAGACTCCCAAGACCTCAAGCATCCAGTTCGATGTCGTCATATCCAATACGAACATTGGACATCACTTTCCAGCCGGTGCCCGAGATCTACGTAATGTCTGGGTCGAACTCACATTGCTGGATTCAGCCGGTAAGACCGTGGGTAACTCAGGACATCAATACACGCAGTCTGGTGAAGAGGAAGACGTTCATGTCCTTCAGGTTGGACTGGTCGATGAGAACGGAGACTTGGTTAAAAAGCACGGGGTAGGACATTTCCGTACTCCCCTCTTCGATCAAACAGTCGCTCCGTCCGACTCACGGGCAGCTCGCTACCTATTCCAGCCAACCACTCAAATTGCGTGGCCTCTTCAGATTCAAGCCAGGCTTCTCCAAAAGCGCTTCAGCAAAACCTTCCTCGATGAAGCTTGTAAATCCTCAAAGACTCAGCGCGGAAAAGACTTTCAAAAGAACTCTCTTACTCATCACTCTGTCCCCATTGATGCCTGTAAACCTCAGCCTACAGTTGTGATGGCCACATCTACATCGTGGGTCGGCAAGGTTTCTCAATCCGACACACCCGCTTGGTTACGTTGGTATCGCCATGGCATAGCACTTAGGCACGACCTTCAAGAGCGGCTCAACGTTGCGGCACAGAGCTTACAAAATGCACTCTCACAACTTCCCGCCAATATTCAGGGTCATCGCCGAGCCATGATTCACGCAAGCTTAGCGGATATTTTTGTTCAACAGTCCAAACTCGCCGAAGCAAACCAACATCTTGATATTGCTGAGAAAATCACTCCGAACCAGCCGGTGATTGCCAAGCTTAGAGGTCAAGGACTTCGAAAGATCTGGAAACTTAAAGAAGCAGTACCTCATTTTAGAAAAGCTGCAGCACTCGCCCCAAACGATGAAGCCAGGTGGCGGGACTTGGCAGCAGCTTTGGGTTCAACAGGTCAACACAATCAAGCATTTAAGGCTGCACAAAAAGGTCTTGATGTTGAGTCGCGTGACGCACACCTTTTGCGTCTGCAAATGTTAGCCATCGAAAAATCGGGTCAACCTCACTCCAAAGAGGCCCGGCAATCCTTTCTTGACTTCAAACATGACGAGGCTGCTGCAAAATTAAAAGCTCGCTGCAGTCAGCAATCAGCGGAGTGTCGCAAAGCGCGACTACCTCTCCGTATTTACAGGATAAAATCGGAAATTAATTAATCACGAAATTAATAATTAAAGTTATCGCTTACCCCGCCGATGTACGTGTGACTGCGAGAGCTGATCTTTTTATCGATTTTCCTAGCTCAAAAATTCACCATATCATTGACCAACCTGATTAGAGACCGCTAACATTGTAATGTAAGGTGTATTGCTTGGGGAGTTTATACATTAAACAATAAGGTGCTTTGCGCCGTCCCAAGTTCCTCAAGCACAAGCCATACGAATAAGGTGTACGAGCAATTAAGTTCGCACCAAATATCAGCGAATTAACTCCTAGATGCTCTGGCCAGCGATAGGGATGTGTTCGTGGAGGAACGTGGATGATTACTGAGCCGTTTCCATAACGTAAATTCGACGAATTAAAGACAACTCGTGGACACGTGTGTCCAAGGGAGCTGTGTAGCGTCTCACCAAAAGTTACGTACGGGTTTGGAATGCCGGTTGTAACTTAAAGGGATTGGTGCGTCCTTTCTGCTCCTGCGATCGATTGTCGCAATTTGGGAAATAGTGGTAGCTGTCGGTTTGCTTGGGTGGCAGATCGTTAGCGCAACGCTATGCATGAGTGTTGGTGAGCTGTGGAAAGCCCACCGGGTAAATTATGTGACGTTGTGAAACGTCGCAAAGGTCAGCTCGACTTCCGACCCTGAATCGGAACACAAGAAGAGCCTGACTCCTGGATACTCAGGGGGTGCCTGTCATACCCAGGCACTCCCAACCATCTTGCGAGACCGGTGGCTACTCAGCACACCTCTATTCACCTGTGTCATGTTCAAACATGTCTCCCCGCAGTTACGCGCGTGTATCGCGCATGGGAAATGTAAATGGGTGTTCGAAAACATAATCATCAGCCAAGGGCAATTCACAAGGCCGCTGCGCCTATGAACCTTTGTCCATGGTCTCTTGGTGACGAAAATCTTGTCTACTGGATTCCGCCAGAGCTTCTACGGGCTCATTCTTCGGGAGGAGC
Coding sequences within:
- a CDS encoding DUF1295 domain-containing protein gives rise to the protein MPDTLEIHSLIVWLIFGMAAVTFVMVAFITAPYGRHMSDGWGPSIPARTGWLLMETPPVLVFFGFYSMGQFRAETIPLFFLFLWQSHYIYRAYVFPFKTRASGKKMPVLVLMLAVIFNSLNAYINARWISHFGQYTIEWLSDPRFIIGVVVFFSGMIINRQSDNILINLRKPGESGYKIPKGGLYRFVSCPNYLGELLEWLGWAIATWSLAGLAFAIYTAANLAPRAMTNHQWYQEKFPDYPEQRRALIPFVI
- a CDS encoding NAD-dependent epimerase/dehydratase family protein, which gives rise to MSESYSKAITGSTGHIGEALVRRLLEEPGEVRALIRKSPGSLPDKAVKTQGDLRDPESLRKAFKGCQEVYNLAAIISLSGDPDGQVWKTNVEGARNVAQAAADVGVQRLIHCSSIQAFVSPGAEGHLTEKAQRSLDSSCPVYDRSKAAAEEAVREVADQSDLEVVIINPSSVIGPFDFRPSRAGQLLLDLYHRKIPMLPPGGVDWVDVRDVAEGARLAARRGKPGQNYLLGGNWHRILELAKIATQSVNRFSPLPCPTWLVRGAIPFVSGWSKLCGTTPVLNHEALNVLEQSPRIDTTRARTELGYAPRPLSETIEDSYRFFADHGIIERPEKKG